In Microbacterium foliorum, the following proteins share a genomic window:
- a CDS encoding DUF7882 family protein has translation MGSLYYGASEPIHIDDRALAHLKVVVATKLRRNESFTLTWKHPEGDPEGRSTVWLHPSIPLRFVFDESEAPELSRRWIEDLAHSANSSGGITLVDELIEPSPDVPVADGR, from the coding sequence ATGGGTTCTCTCTATTACGGCGCCTCGGAGCCGATCCATATCGACGATCGCGCGCTCGCGCACCTCAAGGTCGTCGTTGCGACGAAGCTGCGTCGCAACGAGAGCTTCACACTGACGTGGAAGCACCCGGAGGGTGATCCCGAAGGCCGCTCGACGGTCTGGCTGCATCCGTCGATCCCCCTGCGGTTCGTCTTCGACGAGAGCGAGGCACCGGAGCTCAGTCGTCGATGGATCGAGGATCTCGCGCACTCCGCCAACTCGAGCGGCGGGATCACGCTCGTCGACGAACTGATCGAGCCTTCTCCCGACGTCCCGGTTGCAGACGGTCGCTGA
- a CDS encoding helix-turn-helix transcriptional regulator, giving the protein MRFRTSDVSRVESTWKQFVPSAVLHDVDPERFLFDWHSADLGGVSLVRYDLAAEVRSTAEPHDQILVCRVDGPDARVFSDRGHLDASRPWISDGPRVHARWDAGARVTALVFERDTLSRLARQISGDDDLAIRVADLSPRSAHAAAAWDRMFAYLESSAAAFDDSTDDHELLDSELARHAAATTLAAFATTSRLERHLPAQTTAAPATVRRALDYIADNSHRPITVDDVAAAVHISTRGLQYAFRRALDTTPAESLRRARLDGAHRDLQSGTYSTVTAVARRWGFSHPSRFAAAYRDSFGVLPSVTAAKHRR; this is encoded by the coding sequence ATGCGGTTCCGAACCAGTGATGTCTCCCGGGTCGAGAGCACCTGGAAGCAGTTCGTCCCGTCCGCAGTCCTGCACGACGTCGACCCCGAGCGGTTCCTCTTCGATTGGCACTCTGCGGATCTCGGGGGTGTGAGCCTGGTCCGCTACGACCTGGCGGCCGAGGTCCGCTCGACAGCGGAACCGCATGACCAGATTCTGGTCTGCCGAGTGGACGGTCCGGATGCACGGGTCTTCTCCGACCGCGGCCATCTCGATGCGAGCCGCCCCTGGATCTCCGACGGGCCACGAGTGCATGCGCGGTGGGACGCGGGTGCCCGAGTCACGGCACTCGTATTCGAGCGCGACACCCTCTCGCGCCTCGCCCGGCAGATCAGCGGTGACGACGACCTCGCCATCCGCGTCGCGGACCTCTCGCCTCGCTCCGCACATGCGGCCGCAGCATGGGATCGCATGTTCGCCTATCTCGAGTCGAGCGCTGCAGCCTTCGACGACAGCACGGACGATCACGAACTCCTGGACAGCGAGTTGGCTCGACATGCGGCGGCGACGACGCTCGCAGCCTTCGCGACCACGAGCCGTCTCGAGCGCCATCTCCCGGCGCAGACGACAGCGGCTCCGGCCACCGTGCGCCGGGCCCTCGATTACATCGCCGATAACTCACACCGGCCGATCACCGTCGATGACGTCGCCGCAGCCGTCCACATCTCGACACGGGGACTGCAGTACGCCTTCCGACGGGCGCTCGACACGACACCGGCAGAGTCGCTGCGACGGGCGCGACTGGACGGCGCGCATCGCGACCTGCAGTCCGGCACTTACTCGACGGTCACCGCGGTGGCCCGTCGATGGGGTTTCTCTCACCCTTCCCGGTTCGCTGCCGCGTATCGCGACAGCTTCGGCGTGCTTCCTTCGGTGACAGCCGCGAAGCACCGCCGATGA
- a CDS encoding exonuclease domain-containing protein, protein MPPAPSLPHWITRVGVFDLETTGVDVEKDRVVTAHVGLLDADGREIAARDWLSDPGVPIPEGATAVHGVTTEHARRHGRPGAEVVEEVTAALRSLLSQGVPIVAYNAAYDFSLLAHEAHRHGITPLENPSPIIDPLVIDKAYDRYRPGKRTLEVVAALYAVRLEDAHEAAADAVAAGRVAQALARQFVLPETLEELHTRQIGWARSQAASLTEYFIRIGRLEPEERLDGTWPVRAHRTLGEVPRDAVPNQ, encoded by the coding sequence ATGCCCCCGGCCCCCTCGCTCCCGCACTGGATCACTCGCGTCGGCGTGTTCGACCTCGAGACCACGGGTGTCGATGTGGAGAAGGACCGGGTCGTCACCGCGCATGTGGGGCTCCTCGATGCAGATGGGCGCGAGATCGCAGCCAGGGACTGGTTGTCGGATCCTGGCGTGCCGATCCCCGAGGGCGCCACGGCCGTGCATGGAGTCACCACCGAGCATGCCCGGCGGCACGGCCGTCCGGGCGCCGAAGTGGTCGAAGAGGTGACCGCTGCCCTGCGATCGCTGCTCTCGCAAGGGGTTCCGATCGTCGCGTACAACGCGGCGTACGACTTCTCCCTCCTGGCGCATGAGGCGCATCGCCACGGAATAACGCCGCTCGAGAATCCCTCGCCGATCATCGACCCTCTCGTGATCGACAAGGCGTACGACCGGTACCGGCCGGGCAAGCGCACGCTCGAAGTGGTCGCTGCTCTCTACGCCGTGAGACTCGAGGATGCGCACGAGGCCGCCGCCGATGCGGTGGCCGCAGGCCGGGTCGCGCAGGCGCTGGCGCGTCAGTTCGTGCTTCCCGAGACCCTCGAGGAGCTGCATACGCGGCAGATCGGGTGGGCCCGTTCGCAGGCGGCGAGCCTCACGGAGTACTTCATCCGGATCGGTCGCCTCGAGCCGGAGGAGCGCCTCGACGGCACCTGGCCGGTGCGCGCCCACCGCACTCTCGGGGAGGTGCCTCGCGATGCGGTTCCGAACCAGTGA
- a CDS encoding alpha/beta fold hydrolase, producing the protein MTVPSPYADRLSRLPVARHEVEVRGGTTVFWEYGPVDADVTVVAVHGFRGEHHGLEPVLAFLPEVRVISPDLPGFGETAPVAGRTYDLDEYVAWLKEFAATAAPGAVILGHSFGSIVASAAVAAGLETPRLILINPIGAPALEGPKGIMTRLAVLYYSLGARLPERAGTALLRNRLIVRVMSITMAKTSDPQLRRFIHDQHDTYFSRFADRDVLRDAFVTSVSHDVSEFASSISTPTLLIAAQRDDITPIEVERQLATRFDDATLVEIAEVGHLIHYETPAEAAGAVRRFLRIPVARGR; encoded by the coding sequence ATGACCGTCCCCTCTCCCTACGCAGACCGCCTCAGCCGACTGCCCGTCGCGCGTCACGAGGTCGAGGTCCGCGGCGGAACGACCGTGTTCTGGGAGTACGGACCTGTCGACGCCGACGTGACGGTGGTCGCCGTGCACGGGTTCCGGGGCGAGCACCATGGTCTCGAGCCCGTCCTCGCCTTCCTTCCCGAGGTCCGGGTGATCTCTCCCGATCTCCCCGGTTTCGGCGAGACGGCCCCCGTCGCGGGCCGCACGTACGATCTCGACGAGTACGTCGCCTGGCTGAAGGAGTTCGCGGCGACGGCGGCTCCCGGAGCGGTGATCCTCGGACACTCCTTCGGATCGATCGTCGCCTCGGCCGCGGTCGCAGCGGGTCTCGAGACGCCGCGGCTGATCCTGATCAATCCGATCGGGGCGCCCGCACTCGAGGGCCCCAAGGGCATCATGACGCGCCTCGCTGTCCTGTACTACTCGCTCGGGGCGCGCCTGCCCGAGCGAGCGGGCACCGCGCTCCTGCGCAACCGTCTGATCGTCAGGGTCATGAGCATCACGATGGCCAAGACGTCGGACCCGCAGCTGCGACGGTTCATCCACGATCAGCACGACACCTACTTCTCGCGTTTCGCGGACCGCGACGTCCTCCGGGATGCGTTCGTGACGAGCGTGTCGCATGACGTGAGCGAGTTCGCCTCGTCGATCTCGACGCCCACGCTGCTCATCGCCGCCCAGCGGGACGACATCACCCCCATCGAGGTCGAGCGACAGCTCGCGACCCGCTTCGACGACGCCACGCTGGTCGAGATCGCCGAAGTCGGCCACCTGATCCACTACGAGACGCCGGCCGAGGCGGCCGGCGCCGTTCGTCGATTCCTCAGGATTCCCGTCGCGCGAGGCCGATGA
- a CDS encoding Lrp/AsnC family transcriptional regulator, with protein sequence MAGLDRIDLELLAALADDPRVTIVALAENLGLSRNTIQARMARLEQTGIFQSYERSFSTDVLGFPLQAFVSIGVRQTELPRIINELARIPEVVQAHGLSGSIDLLARVACRDARHLFDTDARILSIEGVERTETSLAMGEVIPFRVAGLIGLARRES encoded by the coding sequence ATGGCCGGACTTGACCGCATTGATCTGGAACTTCTCGCCGCCCTCGCCGATGACCCCCGGGTCACGATCGTCGCGCTCGCGGAGAATCTCGGGCTGTCCCGCAACACCATTCAGGCACGCATGGCGAGGCTCGAGCAGACCGGGATCTTCCAGTCGTACGAACGATCGTTCTCCACCGATGTGCTCGGGTTCCCGCTTCAGGCGTTCGTGAGCATCGGGGTGCGTCAGACAGAGCTCCCACGCATCATCAACGAGCTGGCCCGGATCCCCGAGGTCGTGCAGGCGCACGGACTCAGCGGGTCGATCGACCTGCTCGCGCGCGTCGCGTGCAGGGACGCCAGGCACCTCTTCGACACTGACGCGCGCATCCTGTCGATCGAAGGTGTCGAACGCACCGAGACCTCTCTCGCGATGGGCGAGGTGATCCCGTTCCGTGTCGCCGGCCTCATCGGCCTCGCGCGACGGGAATCCTGA
- the pdhA gene encoding pyruvate dehydrogenase (acetyl-transferring) E1 component subunit alpha: MSPQITPIADTAQDLELAERVLSPEGERISNPLLDSYVADVDAAQLRALHRDMVILRRIDAEGVALQRQGQLGLWAPCQGQEATQIGTARALASQDYVFPSYRETGVIYARGAKPGDFVRMWRGEEGAGHDSAALRVAPLQIIIGAQTLHAVGYALGIRHEGADEVAVTYFGDGATSQGDVNEAMIFASSYQAPVVFVCQNNHWAISEPVSVQSKYPIAGRAPGFGIPSLRVDGNDVLACTAAMRWALAHARAGKGPAYLEAVTYRMGPHTTADDPTRYRRDDELEAWRRRDPIARLEAHLLSIGELSDEQIAETQKAADVAAREMRAECLSMVTRPPLAVFDGVYAEPHAGLDRQREEYAAYLASFDGEV; encoded by the coding sequence ATGTCACCGCAGATCACCCCGATCGCCGATACGGCACAGGATCTCGAACTCGCCGAGCGCGTCCTCTCACCGGAGGGCGAGCGGATCTCGAACCCGCTGCTCGATTCCTACGTCGCTGACGTCGACGCAGCACAGCTGCGGGCGCTGCATCGCGACATGGTCATCCTCCGTCGCATCGACGCGGAGGGCGTCGCTCTCCAGCGTCAGGGACAGCTCGGACTCTGGGCGCCGTGCCAGGGTCAGGAGGCGACCCAGATCGGCACAGCCAGGGCGCTCGCTTCGCAGGACTATGTCTTCCCGAGCTATCGGGAGACGGGGGTCATCTATGCGCGCGGCGCGAAGCCCGGCGACTTCGTCCGCATGTGGCGCGGCGAGGAGGGCGCGGGTCACGACTCCGCAGCGCTCCGGGTGGCTCCGCTGCAGATCATCATCGGAGCGCAGACGCTCCATGCCGTCGGCTACGCGCTCGGCATCCGTCATGAAGGCGCGGACGAAGTCGCGGTCACCTACTTCGGCGATGGCGCCACGAGCCAGGGCGACGTCAACGAGGCGATGATCTTCGCCTCCTCGTATCAGGCCCCGGTCGTCTTCGTCTGCCAGAACAACCACTGGGCGATCTCGGAGCCCGTGTCGGTGCAGTCGAAGTATCCGATCGCCGGGCGGGCGCCCGGCTTCGGCATCCCGAGCCTGCGGGTCGATGGCAACGACGTTCTCGCGTGCACGGCTGCGATGCGCTGGGCACTCGCGCACGCCCGAGCGGGAAAGGGCCCCGCCTACCTCGAAGCGGTCACGTACCGGATGGGCCCGCACACGACAGCCGACGATCCGACTCGCTACCGCAGGGACGACGAGCTCGAGGCATGGCGCCGTCGCGACCCCATCGCGCGCCTGGAAGCGCATCTGCTTTCGATCGGCGAGCTGAGTGACGAGCAGATCGCCGAGACTCAGAAGGCCGCCGACGTCGCGGCACGGGAGATGCGCGCCGAGTGCCTGAGCATGGTGACCCGCCCGCCGCTCGCCGTCTTCGACGGCGTGTATGCCGAGCCGCATGCCGGGCTCGACCGCCAGCGCGAAGAGTACGCCGCGTACCTCGCCTCCTTCGACGGGGAGGTGTGA